In Streptomyces sp. NBC_00306, a single genomic region encodes these proteins:
- a CDS encoding ABC transporter substrate-binding protein: MFLAVGCSSGSDGPGEAAGGVPVVEKGKLTTCTHLPYPPFQFEKNGKIVGFDVALVDLAAKNLKVEQKILDTPFENFKTGAFLNSGECDLAAAGMTITEERKKNVDFTVPYFDATQALLATKKSGVTSLADVKAKNKKLGAQAETTGESYAKEQGFNPVAFESSDAVLNGLRTGQVDAVVIDYPVVQGWLKDKKNAAEFALGQNIETGEQYGFTVKKGNAKLLAALNKAITDARADGTYDKLYQQWIGPLPKASS, from the coding sequence ATGTTCCTTGCCGTCGGCTGTTCCTCCGGCAGCGACGGTCCGGGAGAGGCGGCGGGCGGCGTGCCCGTCGTGGAGAAGGGCAAGTTGACCACCTGCACCCATCTGCCCTACCCGCCGTTCCAGTTCGAGAAGAACGGCAAGATCGTCGGCTTCGACGTCGCCCTGGTGGACCTGGCGGCGAAGAACCTCAAGGTCGAACAGAAGATCCTCGACACCCCGTTCGAGAACTTCAAGACCGGTGCCTTCCTCAACTCCGGCGAGTGCGACCTCGCGGCCGCCGGCATGACGATCACCGAGGAGCGCAAGAAGAACGTCGACTTCACCGTGCCCTACTTCGACGCCACCCAGGCCCTCCTCGCCACCAAGAAGAGCGGTGTGACCTCGCTCGCCGACGTGAAGGCCAAGAACAAGAAGCTCGGCGCACAGGCGGAGACCACCGGCGAGAGCTACGCCAAGGAGCAGGGCTTCAACCCCGTCGCCTTCGAGAGCTCCGACGCCGTCCTCAACGGTCTGCGCACGGGCCAGGTCGACGCCGTCGTCATCGACTACCCCGTCGTCCAGGGCTGGCTCAAGGACAAGAAGAACGCCGCCGAGTTCGCCCTCGGGCAGAACATCGAGACCGGTGAGCAGTACGGCTTCACGGTGAAGAAGGGCAACGCCAAGCTCCTCGCCGCGCTCAACAAGGCGATCACCGACGCCCGCGCCGACGGCACCTACGACAAGCTCTACCAGCAGTGGATCGGTCCGCTGCCCAAGGCTTCGTCGTGA
- a CDS encoding xanthine dehydrogenase family protein molybdopterin-binding subunit, giving the protein MTQTPGVLGSPAVRREAADKVTGVARYAAEHTAPGCLYAWPVPATIGRGRVTAVHADEVLALPGVHEVLTHENAPRLEPPDDANLAVLQSAEVPHRGWYVALVVADSPENAQAAADALRVEYDEEKPDVTLTADHPGLYTPEEANAGAAGLRERGDFDGAFASASVQVDATYSMIALHNHPMEPHAATAWWLDGHLTVYDSSQGASTVRDTLAAMFGLRQGKITVFSEHVGGGFGSKGTPRPQVVLAAMATRHTGLPVKVVFPRRQMAAVVGHRAPTIQRVRIGSDTDGVIRALAHEVVTQTSTIREFVEQAAVPARIMYTSPNSRTSHRVTALDVPTPSWMRAPGEASGMYALESAMDELAVAAGVDPVLLRLRNEPDEEPDSGRPFSSRHLTECLAEGARLFGWQPRDPQPGIRREGALLLGTGVAAATYPVQVSASSASAHAAADGTFRIRVNATDIGTGARTVLGQIAADALGVPLESVRVDIGSSDLPHAPLAGGSSGTASWGWSVHKACRTLVERLHGLVDKLPAQGLTVTVDTEEETAKESPYSRHAFGAQFAEVQVDTVTGEVRVRRLLGMFAAGRILNARTARSQFTGAMTMGIGMALTEGSHLDPVFGDFTESDLASYHVPANADVPEIEAHWIDEEDDHLNPMGSKGIGEIGIVGAAAAIGNAVHHAIGVRLRELPLTPDVVLPHMASL; this is encoded by the coding sequence ATGACGCAGACACCGGGCGTTCTGGGGTCGCCTGCCGTACGCCGGGAGGCCGCCGACAAGGTCACGGGCGTCGCACGCTACGCGGCCGAGCACACCGCACCGGGCTGTCTCTATGCCTGGCCCGTCCCGGCCACCATCGGCCGGGGGCGGGTCACCGCCGTCCACGCGGACGAGGTGCTCGCTCTGCCGGGCGTGCACGAGGTGCTCACCCACGAGAACGCGCCCCGGCTGGAGCCTCCCGACGACGCCAACCTCGCGGTCCTCCAGAGCGCCGAGGTTCCCCACCGCGGCTGGTACGTGGCCCTCGTCGTCGCCGACAGCCCGGAGAACGCCCAAGCGGCCGCCGACGCGCTGAGGGTGGAGTACGACGAGGAGAAGCCCGACGTCACGCTCACGGCCGACCACCCGGGCCTCTACACACCGGAGGAGGCCAACGCCGGCGCGGCCGGCCTGCGAGAGCGCGGGGACTTCGACGGAGCCTTCGCCTCGGCGTCCGTACAGGTCGACGCGACGTACAGCATGATCGCGCTGCACAACCACCCCATGGAGCCGCATGCCGCGACCGCGTGGTGGCTGGACGGACATCTGACGGTCTACGACAGCAGCCAGGGCGCAAGTACCGTACGCGACACCCTCGCCGCGATGTTCGGGCTGCGGCAGGGGAAGATCACCGTGTTCTCCGAACACGTCGGAGGCGGCTTCGGTTCCAAGGGCACGCCCCGGCCCCAGGTGGTGCTGGCCGCGATGGCCACCCGTCACACCGGGCTGCCCGTCAAGGTGGTGTTCCCCCGCCGCCAGATGGCAGCGGTCGTCGGTCACCGCGCGCCCACGATCCAGCGGGTGCGGATCGGCTCGGACACCGACGGCGTGATCAGGGCCCTCGCCCACGAGGTCGTCACGCAGACGTCCACGATCAGGGAGTTCGTCGAGCAGGCGGCCGTTCCCGCCCGCATCATGTACACCTCGCCGAACAGCCGTACGAGTCACCGGGTCACCGCGCTGGACGTCCCTACCCCCTCCTGGATGCGGGCGCCCGGCGAGGCGTCCGGCATGTACGCCCTGGAGTCGGCCATGGACGAACTGGCCGTGGCCGCCGGCGTGGACCCGGTACTTCTGCGGCTGCGCAACGAGCCGGACGAGGAGCCCGACAGCGGCCGACCTTTCAGCAGCCGTCATCTCACCGAGTGCCTCGCCGAAGGGGCCCGGCTCTTCGGCTGGCAGCCCAGGGACCCGCAGCCGGGCATCCGCCGCGAGGGCGCCCTCCTTCTGGGCACCGGGGTCGCGGCCGCCACCTACCCGGTTCAGGTGAGCGCCTCCAGCGCCTCGGCGCATGCCGCCGCCGACGGCACGTTCCGCATCCGGGTCAACGCGACGGACATCGGCACCGGGGCCCGAACCGTGCTCGGGCAGATCGCGGCGGACGCGCTCGGGGTACCGCTGGAGTCCGTCCGTGTGGACATCGGCAGCAGCGACCTGCCCCATGCCCCGCTGGCGGGCGGCTCGTCGGGGACGGCGTCCTGGGGCTGGTCGGTGCACAAGGCCTGCCGGACCCTCGTCGAGCGTCTGCACGGGCTGGTGGACAAGCTGCCGGCGCAGGGACTGACGGTGACCGTCGACACGGAGGAGGAGACGGCGAAGGAATCCCCCTACTCACGGCATGCGTTCGGCGCGCAGTTCGCCGAGGTCCAGGTCGACACGGTGACGGGCGAGGTCCGCGTCCGCCGACTGCTCGGGATGTTCGCGGCCGGCCGGATCCTCAACGCCCGTACCGCCCGCTCCCAGTTCACCGGCGCGATGACGATGGGCATCGGCATGGCGCTCACGGAGGGCAGCCATCTGGACCCGGTCTTCGGCGACTTCACCGAGAGCGACCTGGCGTCGTACCACGTGCCGGCGAACGCCGATGTCCCGGAGATCGAGGCGCACTGGATCGACGAGGAGGACGATCACCTCAACCCGATGGGCAGCAAGGGCATCGGGGAGATCGGCATCGTGGGCGCGGCAGCGGCGATCGGTAACGCCGTCCATCACGCCATCGGGGTGCGGTTGCGGGAGCTGCCGCTCACCCCGGATGTCGTCCTGCCGCACATGGCGTCGCTGTGA
- a CDS encoding amino acid ABC transporter permease: MDRSAAQGFVVTSRLTKRQQRRISQGIQYAVFVAVLVLIGVFADWGRLQQQFAQTDLASRLFPDIITIALRNTVVYTLSGFIFGLVLGLIIALMRLSSVAPYRWFAGVYIEVFRGLPALLIFIFVGVAVPLAFPGVEIPGGTYGKVALGLGLVAAAYMAETIRAGIQAVPKGQMEAARSLGFSHARAMVSVIIPQAFRIVIPPLTNELVLLFKDSSLVLFLGVTLEERELTKFGRDLASETANSTPILVAGLCYLLVTVPLSFVVRRLEARADKAR, from the coding sequence GTGGATCGGTCCGCTGCCCAAGGCTTCGTCGTGACCTCTCGGCTGACCAAGCGGCAGCAACGCCGCATCTCGCAGGGCATCCAGTACGCGGTCTTCGTGGCGGTGCTGGTCCTGATCGGCGTCTTCGCCGACTGGGGCCGGCTCCAGCAGCAGTTCGCGCAGACCGACCTGGCGTCGCGGCTCTTCCCGGACATCATCACCATCGCCCTGCGCAACACGGTGGTGTACACCCTCTCCGGGTTCATCTTCGGGCTGGTGCTCGGGCTGATCATCGCGCTGATGCGGCTCTCCTCGGTGGCGCCCTACCGGTGGTTCGCCGGCGTCTACATCGAGGTCTTCCGCGGCCTGCCCGCCCTGCTGATCTTCATCTTCGTCGGCGTGGCGGTCCCCCTCGCGTTCCCGGGGGTGGAGATCCCCGGTGGCACCTACGGCAAGGTCGCGCTCGGCCTCGGTCTGGTCGCGGCCGCCTATATGGCGGAAACGATTCGGGCGGGCATTCAGGCGGTCCCCAAGGGACAGATGGAGGCCGCCCGGTCGCTGGGCTTCTCGCACGCCCGCGCCATGGTGTCCGTGATCATCCCGCAGGCCTTCCGCATCGTCATCCCGCCGCTCACCAACGAACTCGTCCTGCTGTTCAAGGACTCCTCGCTGGTGCTGTTCCTCGGCGTGACGCTGGAGGAACGGGAACTGACGAAGTTCGGCCGTGACCTCGCGAGCGAGACGGCCAACTCCACACCGATCCTGGTCGCGGGCCTGTGCTACCTCCTCGTGACCGTGCCGCTGAGCTTCGTGGTGCGCCGCCTCGAAGCGCGCGCCGACAAGGCCAGGTGA
- a CDS encoding FAD binding domain-containing protein, with protein MKPFAYLRAATADHAIDTFASHPGAQYLAGGTNLVDLMKLGVTAPELLIDIRRLPFDRISDTPEGGLRIGAGVRNSDLAAHPGVRSRYPCLSQALLAGASGQLRNTATTGGNLLQRTRCPYFQDTTKPCNKRLPGSGCPAREGAHRDLAVIGHSDHCVATHPSDMAVALSALNATVHLYGPEGERAVPVTDFHRLPGDHPEQDTVIRPGELITAVELPPGPIGVRSRYRKARDRASYAFALVSVAAVLDLEQGAVRYAALAFGGLAHRPWRARVAEEALHGAPATPESFARAVEAELAAASPLRDNGFKVPLARNLAVSVLTGLAPHPNSEDLS; from the coding sequence GTGAAACCCTTCGCGTACCTCCGCGCGGCCACCGCCGATCACGCCATCGACACCTTCGCCTCCCACCCCGGAGCGCAGTACCTCGCCGGCGGCACCAATCTCGTGGACCTCATGAAGCTCGGTGTCACCGCGCCGGAGCTGCTCATCGACATCCGCCGGCTGCCGTTCGACCGGATCTCCGACACCCCCGAGGGCGGGCTGCGTATCGGAGCGGGCGTGCGCAACAGCGATCTCGCCGCCCACCCCGGCGTCCGGTCCCGCTACCCCTGCCTGTCCCAGGCGCTGCTCGCCGGCGCGTCCGGCCAGCTGCGCAACACCGCGACCACCGGCGGGAATCTGCTCCAGCGCACACGGTGCCCGTACTTCCAGGACACGACGAAACCCTGCAACAAGCGGCTCCCCGGCAGCGGGTGCCCCGCACGGGAGGGCGCCCACCGGGATCTCGCGGTCATCGGCCACTCCGACCACTGCGTCGCCACCCATCCGTCGGACATGGCCGTGGCCCTGTCCGCGCTCAACGCCACCGTGCATCTGTACGGCCCGGAGGGTGAGCGTGCCGTGCCCGTCACCGACTTCCACCGGCTCCCGGGCGACCACCCCGAGCAGGACACCGTCATCCGGCCGGGTGAGCTGATCACCGCCGTGGAACTGCCGCCCGGCCCCATCGGCGTCCGCTCCCGGTACCGCAAGGCCCGCGACCGGGCGTCCTACGCCTTCGCCCTCGTGTCCGTCGCCGCCGTGCTGGACCTCGAACAGGGCGCCGTGCGCTACGCGGCCCTCGCGTTCGGCGGGCTCGCCCACCGCCCCTGGCGCGCTCGCGTCGCCGAGGAGGCACTGCACGGTGCGCCCGCGACCCCGGAAAGCTTCGCCCGGGCCGTGGAAGCCGAGCTGGCCGCCGCATCGCCGCTGCGGGACAACGGATTCAAGGTGCCGCTCGCCCGCAATCTCGCCGTCAGCGTGCTGACCGGGCTCGCCCCACACCCGAACAGCGAGGACCTGTCATGA
- a CDS encoding amino acid ABC transporter ATP-binding protein — protein sequence MATDRPEIEIRGLHKSFGDNHVLRGIDLEIGRGEVVCVIGPSGSGKSTLLRCVNLLEEPNEGQVFVGGTEVTDLDVDIDAVRRRIGMVFQQFNLFPHVSVTENLTLPQRRVLRRDKAQAAAVARENLARVGLADKADAYPAQLSGGQQQRVAIARALSMGPAVMLFDEPTSALDPELVGDVLSVMRLLAAEGMTMMVVTHEMSFAREVADRVVFMDEGVIVEQGPAAQVVGDPQHERTRNFLNRILDPAAAAAPVAESQDRLRKSVDGPSEE from the coding sequence ATGGCCACCGACCGCCCGGAGATCGAGATCCGAGGGCTGCACAAGTCCTTCGGGGACAACCACGTCCTGCGGGGCATCGACCTGGAGATCGGCCGCGGCGAGGTGGTGTGTGTCATCGGGCCGTCCGGCTCGGGCAAGTCGACACTGCTGCGCTGTGTGAACCTGCTGGAGGAGCCGAACGAGGGCCAGGTCTTCGTCGGCGGCACCGAGGTCACCGACCTCGATGTCGACATCGACGCCGTGCGCCGTCGTATCGGCATGGTCTTCCAGCAGTTCAACCTGTTCCCGCACGTGAGCGTCACCGAGAACCTCACCCTGCCCCAGCGCAGGGTGCTCCGCCGGGACAAGGCGCAGGCCGCCGCGGTCGCCCGGGAGAACCTGGCACGCGTCGGTCTCGCAGACAAGGCGGACGCCTACCCGGCGCAGTTGTCCGGCGGACAGCAGCAGCGGGTCGCGATCGCACGGGCCCTGTCGATGGGCCCCGCGGTGATGCTCTTCGACGAGCCGACCTCGGCGCTCGACCCCGAACTGGTCGGCGATGTGCTGTCGGTCATGCGGCTCCTCGCCGCCGAGGGCATGACGATGATGGTCGTCACCCATGAGATGAGCTTCGCCCGCGAGGTCGCCGACCGGGTCGTGTTCATGGACGAGGGTGTGATCGTCGAGCAGGGGCCGGCGGCGCAGGTCGTGGGCGACCCGCAGCACGAGCGGACGAGGAACTTCCTCAACCGCATCCTCGATCCGGCCGCTGCCGCCGCACCCGTGGCCGAATCGCAGGACCGGCTGCGGAAGTCGGTTGACGGGCCGTCCGAAGAGTGA
- a CDS encoding GNAT family N-acetyltransferase, which produces MQSDMTGAGRGRRRQAALIRRATVRDAKRLTALVRRSRAYEGPYAPLVSGYRVGPDYIDTHRVFVAADETGTVLGFYALLLDPPELDLMFVADSAQGRGIGRLLVAHMVAEAKAAGIEAVRVVAHPPAEGFYLSVGARRTGTVRACPPAVMWDRPELVIDTI; this is translated from the coding sequence ATGCAGTCGGACATGACAGGAGCCGGCCGGGGCCGGCGGCGGCAGGCCGCGCTGATCCGGCGGGCCACCGTCCGGGACGCGAAACGGCTCACCGCGCTGGTGCGAAGGTCACGCGCCTACGAGGGCCCCTACGCCCCGCTGGTCTCCGGCTACCGGGTCGGCCCCGACTACATCGACACCCACCGGGTCTTCGTCGCGGCCGACGAGACCGGCACCGTACTCGGCTTCTACGCGCTGCTCCTCGACCCGCCCGAACTGGACCTGATGTTCGTCGCGGACAGCGCCCAGGGCCGGGGCATCGGCCGGCTCCTCGTCGCCCACATGGTCGCCGAGGCGAAGGCCGCCGGGATCGAAGCCGTACGCGTCGTCGCCCATCCGCCCGCCGAAGGCTTCTATCTGAGTGTCGGTGCCCGGCGGACCGGCACCGTCCGCGCCTGCCCGCCCGCGGTGATGTGGGACCGTCCGGAGCTGGTCATCGACACGATCTGA
- a CDS encoding hemerythrin domain-containing protein, whose product MDTPVEPDGRITALGNQLIGIHLALREELEQLREDADAWLEGRGARPRELRAHCLAFCTALTRHHTGEDGGAFPALARQHPELRPVIEELEHDHQTVTEILRAVEDLVADEAAVDPARVRAELEGLTALLESHFAYEEKRLVAALNALPAGAGDAESLLGTPGT is encoded by the coding sequence ATGGACACCCCTGTCGAACCCGACGGCCGCATCACGGCCCTCGGTAATCAACTGATCGGCATTCATCTCGCGCTCCGCGAAGAACTCGAACAACTCCGCGAGGACGCCGACGCCTGGCTCGAAGGCCGGGGCGCGCGGCCCCGGGAGCTGCGGGCACACTGTCTGGCCTTCTGCACGGCCCTCACCCGGCACCACACCGGTGAGGACGGCGGGGCCTTCCCGGCGCTGGCCCGACAGCACCCTGAACTCCGCCCCGTCATCGAGGAGTTGGAGCACGACCATCAGACAGTCACCGAGATTCTGCGTGCCGTGGAGGATCTCGTGGCCGACGAGGCGGCAGTAGACCCCGCGCGCGTACGGGCCGAGCTGGAGGGCCTCACCGCGCTGCTGGAGTCGCACTTCGCCTACGAGGAGAAACGGCTCGTGGCCGCGCTGAACGCGCTGCCCGCGGGAGCCGGGGACGCCGAGAGCCTGCTCGGCACACCCGGCACCTGA
- a CDS encoding siderophore-interacting protein, whose product MGHGWEGVVLKLMRGKDFAFTVTGSEDVTDHFRRVHFTDGGMLAQTGVHPTMWVRVWFDNAGKPHQRAYTLVDADPDAGTFSLEFALHDGCASEWARKAQPGDTVEATLQGTGFTTPDPLPGKLLVVGDPASLPAINSLLAALPAVPAVIWFETTHDSDKELPLRLDPALHELRPVPRREAGNHLVTEVKDALPGLLRDNPGAYVWVACDTATTRSLSTFARKDLALPKEQVNALGYWRAA is encoded by the coding sequence GTGGGGCATGGCTGGGAGGGCGTCGTCCTCAAACTGATGCGAGGCAAGGACTTCGCATTCACCGTGACAGGAAGCGAGGACGTCACCGATCACTTCCGGCGGGTGCACTTCACCGACGGCGGCATGCTGGCGCAGACCGGGGTCCACCCCACCATGTGGGTCCGGGTGTGGTTCGACAACGCGGGAAAGCCGCATCAGCGCGCCTACACCCTGGTGGACGCCGACCCCGACGCGGGGACGTTCAGTCTCGAATTCGCACTGCACGACGGCTGCGCGAGCGAATGGGCGCGGAAGGCTCAGCCCGGCGACACCGTCGAGGCGACCCTCCAGGGGACGGGGTTCACCACGCCCGACCCGCTCCCCGGCAAGCTCCTCGTCGTCGGCGACCCCGCCTCGCTGCCTGCCATCAACTCCCTGCTCGCGGCGCTCCCCGCGGTGCCGGCGGTGATCTGGTTCGAGACGACGCACGACTCCGACAAGGAGCTGCCGCTGCGCCTGGACCCGGCTCTCCACGAACTGCGCCCGGTCCCGCGCCGCGAGGCCGGCAACCACCTCGTCACCGAGGTGAAGGACGCCCTGCCCGGCCTGCTGCGCGACAACCCCGGGGCGTACGTCTGGGTCGCCTGCGACACGGCGACGACCCGCTCGCTCAGCACCTTCGCGCGCAAGGACCTGGCGCTGCCGAAGGAGCAGGTCAACGCCCTCGGTTACTGGCGCGCGGCCTGA
- a CDS encoding Xaa-Pro dipeptidyl-peptidase, translating to MARPTALRTARRLGVTALAASLLAALPAPVAHGDDEPALKIVGNRTEPAFSRADAVSQLVDVETEADSDHDGRRDTVRMRILRPKETDAGLRVATIIEASPYWGGGNDVPFHPVDLDEDGLPDGRRLGDRTRLPGLIGPSVPFSGYTDNYFLPRGYAVAQVDSLGTGDSTGCPTSGGRNETLGAKAAVDWLNGRARGWDPAGRPVGAAWSTGNAAMMGISYNGTLPTAVAGTGVRGLKAIVPISGISSWYDYYRAGGGVVAPGGFQGEDTDVLAKGVYSRTDREICRPVLDRLTAEQDRVTGDWSRFWAERDYLRDVGRIRAGVFAVHGGNDWNVKTQHFGQLWQALKKHDVPRKLWLHQAGHINPMPLRMEEWLRQLHQWFDYWLYDLDNGALDEPPVEVEQADFSWRRQSDWPARGTRDLTLRLGVRGLEALPGAQVKQSLTDAGRTLPAETLVADPDSADPHRLAYTTGPLPSDLRVNGVPEVSVRASLDGTSPYVTALLVDYGLDTRATAGTVADTSQLVCYGEGIPGDTGCAYRTAHRTETTDFKIVSRGWLDARNRHSLSREDRVVEGREYRLRWSMQPQDHVFKKGHRLGVVLISTDHDYTLRYPAGTRMTVRTGVSSITLPVAR from the coding sequence ATGGCGAGACCCACCGCATTACGTACGGCACGCAGGCTCGGCGTCACCGCGCTCGCCGCCTCCCTGCTCGCCGCGCTTCCGGCGCCGGTGGCGCACGGTGACGACGAGCCGGCGTTGAAGATCGTCGGGAACCGGACCGAACCCGCCTTCTCCCGCGCCGACGCCGTCTCGCAGCTCGTCGACGTCGAGACCGAGGCGGACAGCGATCACGACGGCAGACGGGACACGGTCCGGATGCGGATCCTGCGTCCGAAGGAGACGGACGCCGGGCTGAGGGTCGCCACGATCATCGAGGCGAGTCCGTACTGGGGCGGCGGCAACGATGTGCCGTTCCACCCGGTGGATCTCGACGAGGACGGTCTGCCCGACGGCCGTCGGCTCGGCGACCGGACCCGGCTGCCGGGGCTCATCGGTCCTTCGGTGCCGTTCTCCGGCTACACCGACAACTACTTCCTGCCGCGCGGGTACGCGGTCGCGCAGGTCGACAGCCTCGGCACCGGTGACTCGACCGGCTGCCCGACCTCCGGCGGACGCAATGAGACGCTCGGCGCCAAGGCGGCCGTGGACTGGCTGAACGGCCGTGCCAGGGGCTGGGATCCGGCCGGGCGGCCGGTGGGCGCCGCATGGTCGACGGGCAACGCGGCCATGATGGGGATCTCCTACAACGGGACGCTGCCGACCGCCGTCGCCGGGACGGGTGTGAGAGGTCTGAAGGCCATCGTGCCGATCTCCGGGATCTCCTCCTGGTACGACTACTACCGGGCGGGCGGCGGGGTGGTGGCTCCGGGCGGCTTTCAGGGCGAGGACACCGACGTTCTCGCCAAAGGCGTCTACAGCCGCACCGACCGCGAGATCTGCCGGCCGGTGCTGGACCGCCTCACGGCGGAGCAGGACCGCGTCACCGGCGACTGGAGCAGGTTCTGGGCCGAGCGCGACTACCTCCGGGATGTCGGCAGGATCCGCGCCGGCGTCTTCGCGGTGCACGGCGGCAACGACTGGAACGTGAAGACGCAGCACTTCGGCCAGTTGTGGCAGGCGCTGAAGAAGCACGACGTGCCGCGCAAGTTGTGGCTGCACCAGGCCGGTCACATCAACCCGATGCCCCTGCGGATGGAGGAATGGCTTCGCCAGCTGCACCAGTGGTTCGACTACTGGCTGTACGACCTGGACAACGGCGCGCTCGACGAGCCGCCGGTCGAGGTCGAGCAGGCGGACTTCAGCTGGCGACGTCAGTCCGACTGGCCTGCCCGCGGCACGCGCGATCTGACGCTGCGTCTGGGAGTCCGTGGGCTGGAGGCGTTGCCGGGAGCGCAGGTGAAGCAGTCACTCACGGACGCGGGCCGCACCCTGCCGGCGGAGACGCTGGTGGCCGATCCCGACAGCGCCGACCCGCACCGGCTCGCGTACACGACCGGCCCGCTGCCGAGCGATCTGCGGGTCAACGGTGTGCCCGAGGTGTCGGTGCGTGCCTCGCTGGACGGGACATCGCCGTATGTCACGGCGCTGCTCGTCGACTACGGCCTGGACACCCGGGCAACCGCGGGCACGGTGGCCGACACGTCGCAGCTCGTCTGCTACGGCGAGGGCATCCCCGGGGACACCGGCTGCGCCTACCGCACGGCGCACCGCACCGAGACGACCGACTTCAAGATCGTCTCGCGCGGCTGGCTTGACGCCCGTAACCGGCACTCCCTCTCCCGCGAGGACCGGGTGGTCGAGGGGCGGGAGTACCGGCTGAGGTGGTCGATGCAGCCCCAGGACCATGTGTTCAAGAAGGGGCACCGGCTGGGCGTGGTCCTCATCTCCACCGACCACGACTACACGCTGCGGTACCCGGCGGGGACCCGCATGACCGTACGCACCGGCGTCAGCAGCATCACGCTGCCGGTGGCGCGGTGA
- a CDS encoding uracil-DNA glycosylase, giving the protein MRPHDTAGPPPEPGDGDFPARRAPLCGDVAELDAVVTGCRACPRLVAWREEVAVVKRAAFRDWDYWGRPVPGFGPTDAALGVVGLAPAAHGANRTGRMFTGDPSGDFLVKALYQVGLASRPTCTDIDDGLELYGLRITAPVRCAPPQNKPTPAERDTCRPWLAREIELLAPSLRVIVVLGAFGWQALLPVLRDAGYQLPPRRPVFGHGVHVVLPAAGDARDLHLLGCYHPSMRNTSTGRLTAPMLVEVFDRAAHLAGLDRRDG; this is encoded by the coding sequence ATGCGCCCGCACGACACCGCAGGTCCGCCGCCCGAGCCCGGTGACGGCGACTTCCCCGCCCGCCGCGCGCCGCTCTGCGGCGATGTCGCCGAGCTGGATGCCGTCGTCACCGGCTGCCGCGCGTGCCCGCGCCTGGTCGCCTGGCGCGAGGAGGTCGCCGTGGTGAAGCGGGCGGCGTTCCGGGACTGGGATTACTGGGGCCGTCCCGTGCCCGGCTTCGGCCCCACGGACGCGGCTCTGGGCGTGGTCGGACTCGCCCCCGCGGCCCACGGTGCCAACCGGACCGGCCGCATGTTCACCGGCGACCCCTCGGGAGACTTCCTCGTCAAGGCGCTGTACCAGGTCGGACTCGCCTCTCGCCCGACGTGCACCGACATCGACGACGGCCTGGAACTGTACGGGTTGCGGATCACGGCGCCCGTCCGCTGCGCGCCGCCGCAGAACAAGCCCACCCCGGCCGAGCGGGACACCTGCCGCCCGTGGCTGGCACGCGAGATCGAGCTGCTCGCCCCCTCGCTGCGGGTGATCGTCGTACTCGGGGCATTCGGCTGGCAGGCCCTGCTGCCCGTGCTGCGTGACGCGGGCTATCAACTCCCTCCGCGCCGACCGGTGTTCGGTCACGGTGTGCACGTTGTCCTGCCCGCCGCCGGTGACGCCCGCGATCTGCATCTGCTCGGCTGCTACCACCCGAGCATGCGCAACACCTCCACGGGACGGCTCACTGCGCCGATGCTCGTGGAGGTCTTCGACCGCGCCGCGCACCTCGCCGGCCTGGATCGACGGGACGGGTGA